TTCTGGTTGTCTATAGAACACtatagaccatactggccttgaactcacagagatccgcctgcctctgcctcccaagtgctgggattaaaggtgcgcgccaccaccgcccagcaaaatcCAATTTCATAAAAGTTGTAAATAAAACATtctcaaattctttttaaaggaaataattttgtttctgattgaggttttaattttctgagacacgGTCTTGCTGTCTAAGCTTACCCTGGCCTTCAGGctgagtcctcctgcctcagcctcccgatgGCTGCGAACACAGGCCTGCATCACCACGGCTAGCTTATTCTTTGCCTTAGACTCAGGGACAGGAAGTTTCCACATGGGTACTTTTCTCCCTAAATAGTTTCTTTCCACTCCGGGGGCTCTGACTTTGGGCAACTCTGTACAAGGAACGTTTGGCAATGCATGAAGACAGCTTTGATCCTCATGACTAGGaagtgctgcctgctgccacttggggactGTGCCCTCCAAAGCTCACACAGGTCTGTGCTTCCTATCTCCTCTGTCACTCCAAAGCAGGACAGTAAAATACCTTTCTCACCTGTCTTTGGCAACTGGTTACAAGGTTTCATCGTGCATTTTTCAAGAGAATATTAAACTACAGCCCTGCACACTCACTCTGTCATTCAGATACCCAATTTTCAGAATGTGTTCAACGTTGGCTACACCGTCTGCCATCCTCAGGTCTCCCTGGGAGTCCCCCAGCAGAATAATGTTGCTGTTGTCTTTTAGTTGGTTGAAATAGTCTGTGTTCTTCAAGGCACCATCGTGTTTGTTGAATACATGAATTAGTTCTCCTTTGAATCCTTTCAGCACTCCCTATGAGATATTTAAAGAACTGCGTAAGAAACACTTTATTATATTTGTTCatggcatgtgtatgtatacaggtGCATGTGGCAGTGAATATTTGAAGGGTAAGGGGACGACTTGCAGGAGCTGGCCCCCTCCTTCTACTGTGCGCACCTGGGGATTAAAACccgttgtcaggcttggtgaggAGCACCTTTAAGTCCTGAGCCATTCTCTGGCTTGAAATAATAGGTTTTACAAACTCTACTTGTTAGAGCTTTTACATTTTACGATTCTAAATAGATGCCACGATTTGCCATATCTTTAAATTTGTCTTTGACTTGATTTCAAACACAGAAGCCCAAGACAGGTAGGAGGGCCCAAAAAAGCATATTCTCTTCTTTAAATGGCAAAACTCAGCTAGTCAGTAATTCaacttttacttttcattttgttcctagccaaaggattttattttatgttttttgctgttattttattttgcttgagaCTGTGTGGCCCAGGCATTGAGCTCATGACCCTACTaatctcagccttctgaatgcttGGATTACATCATTCTCCAATATGCCCAGAACACTTTACAGTAtactcattgaaaaaaaaaatgctagcattactcatatctttttttttccacttaagaTGTAGTCTTTAGGGTTGCAATGTTAAATTAATGTCATGTAAGTTTTGTGAATTTTAATATTCGCTTATTAACTTGTTAATAAAACTTTAAGGAGggcataaaatatacatacaatgttGAGAAAGCAAATCTCATTAATAGCCTACCAGCATCATCTAATTTAACAAACATCTACCTGATATTAATAAAGAACACGTGAATTTACATGATTAAATAGTTCAGGTTGGATATTAGCCTTAAGGAATGAATTCATATCCTTACATTTTCATCAAAATCCATGAAGTTGGATACAACTTTGACATTTGAATGATAAACTCCAGCTTGACGTATAACTTCTTCAAGCACATCACCGATACCAGCAGAAAATATGAACACAGGGATACTGTGCTGATGAAGTTTACCAAAGAAATTCTCATATCCTTCCCTGCAAGTGGAGACAAGAGAGGTCATTAGCAAGAtcgatttctctctctctctgtctctctctctctctctctaacttagaaagtataaaa
This genomic stretch from Microtus ochrogaster isolate Prairie Vole_2 unplaced genomic scaffold, MicOch1.0 UNK2928, whole genome shotgun sequence harbors:
- the LOC102000706 gene encoding cytosolic 5'-nucleotidase 3A-like — its product is MTSLVSTCREGYENFFGKLHQHSIPVFIFSAGIGDVLEEVIRQAGVYHSNVKVVSNFMDFDENGVLKGFKGELIHVFNKHDGALKNTDYFNQLKDNSNIILLGDSQGDLRMADGVANVEHILKIGYLNDRVSVQGCSLIFS